The following are encoded together in the Streptomyces tsukubensis genome:
- a CDS encoding amidohydrolase family protein, with protein sequence MIIDSHGHFTTAPPALGEWRQKQIRAFEESGARVSPDDLRVSDDEIRTAIEKGQLKLQIERGTDLTIFSPGAGRMAHHYGDEWTSLDWSRVSNDLIARVSGIFPERFVGVCQLPQSPGDALAASVRNSVIELERCVKELDFVGCLLNPDPSDGYYQAPPLTDRVYYPLYEKMVELDVPAMVHVAMSRNPAMQGTCAHYLAGDTAAFMQLCESELFKDFPTLKLILPHGGGAVPYHWGRYRGMMQDRGRPPLEESILPNVHFDTCVYHKRGMELLLDIIPARNILFASEMIGAVRSVDPETGRRFDDTKYTLDSIGGLSDADRQAVYGGNALRVFSRLDGVLKSRATAAAHVKESRK encoded by the coding sequence ATGATCATCGACAGTCATGGCCACTTCACCACAGCGCCCCCCGCGCTGGGGGAGTGGCGCCAGAAGCAGATCCGGGCGTTCGAGGAGTCAGGAGCCCGCGTCTCACCCGACGACCTGCGCGTCAGCGACGACGAGATCCGCACCGCCATCGAGAAGGGGCAGCTGAAGCTGCAGATCGAGCGCGGCACCGACCTGACGATCTTCTCGCCCGGCGCGGGCAGGATGGCCCACCACTACGGCGACGAGTGGACCAGTCTCGACTGGTCGCGGGTCAGCAACGACCTGATCGCCCGGGTGTCCGGTATCTTCCCCGAGCGGTTCGTGGGAGTGTGTCAGCTCCCGCAGTCCCCGGGCGACGCGCTGGCCGCCTCCGTACGCAACTCGGTCATCGAACTGGAGCGCTGCGTAAAGGAGTTGGACTTTGTCGGCTGTCTGCTCAACCCGGATCCCTCGGACGGCTACTATCAGGCGCCGCCACTGACGGACCGGGTCTACTACCCGCTCTACGAGAAGATGGTCGAACTCGACGTCCCCGCGATGGTCCACGTCGCGATGTCGAGGAACCCCGCCATGCAGGGCACCTGCGCCCACTACCTCGCGGGCGACACCGCGGCGTTCATGCAGCTGTGCGAGTCGGAGCTGTTCAAGGACTTCCCGACACTGAAGCTGATCCTGCCGCACGGCGGCGGAGCCGTCCCGTACCACTGGGGCCGTTACCGAGGAATGATGCAGGACCGGGGCCGGCCGCCGCTGGAGGAGTCGATCCTGCCCAACGTCCACTTCGACACCTGCGTGTACCACAAGCGCGGCATGGAACTGCTGCTGGACATCATCCCCGCCCGCAACATCCTGTTCGCCTCGGAGATGATCGGCGCCGTCCGCAGCGTGGACCCGGAGACCGGCCGACGGTTCGACGACACCAAGTACACCCTCGACTCCATCGGCGGCCTGAGCGATGCCGACAGGCAGGCCGTCTACGGAGGCAACGCGCTGCGGGTCTTCTCCCGGCTCGACGGCGTCCTGAAGTCGCGGGCGACCGCGGCGGCACACGTGAAGGAGTCCAGGAAGTGA
- a CDS encoding aldolase/citrate lyase family protein — protein MTTSKSNASKSNASGAIASGSNTSGSNTSGSNTSGSNTSRSDTSRFNKVISALGAGQHVFATFAAADPTAAIELSDSEYDAVVFEMEHKPWDINALKDSFQYLLNRRRIFEADSLAPDVTPLVRIPANGAEKAQWHAKQALDLGAFGIVWPHISTVEEARNAVAACRYPRLPDAPRHEPAGLRGDGPHAATRYWGISNTEYYARADVWPLAPDGEILVGLMIEDQLGIENLPDILDQVPGVGLILIGEGDMSQELGLPRQYDHPRVLECKRRILDICAERGVAVAHPHVTADNVKQVLDDGYRFLMSAPVRTYPGLRKARELTGRG, from the coding sequence ATGACAACGTCCAAGTCCAACGCATCCAAGTCCAACGCATCCGGCGCCATCGCATCCGGGTCCAACACGTCCGGGTCCAACACGTCCGGATCCAACACGTCCGGATCCAACACATCCAGGTCCGACACGTCCAGGTTCAACAAGGTGATCAGCGCTCTGGGCGCGGGACAGCACGTCTTCGCGACCTTCGCCGCGGCCGATCCCACCGCCGCGATCGAGCTGAGCGACTCGGAGTACGACGCGGTGGTGTTCGAGATGGAGCACAAACCCTGGGACATCAACGCGCTGAAGGACAGTTTCCAGTACCTGCTGAACAGGCGGAGGATCTTCGAGGCGGACAGCCTCGCCCCGGACGTCACCCCCCTCGTACGTATCCCCGCCAACGGAGCGGAGAAGGCGCAGTGGCACGCCAAGCAGGCGCTCGACCTCGGCGCGTTCGGCATCGTCTGGCCGCACATCTCCACGGTGGAGGAGGCCCGTAACGCCGTCGCCGCCTGCCGCTACCCCCGGTTGCCCGACGCCCCCCGCCACGAGCCGGCCGGCCTGCGCGGGGACGGCCCGCACGCGGCGACACGTTACTGGGGCATCTCGAACACCGAGTACTACGCAAGGGCCGACGTGTGGCCGCTCGCCCCCGACGGGGAGATCCTGGTGGGCCTCATGATCGAGGACCAGCTCGGTATCGAGAACCTGCCCGACATCCTCGACCAGGTGCCGGGCGTCGGGCTGATCCTGATCGGCGAGGGTGACATGAGCCAGGAACTGGGCCTTCCCCGCCAGTACGACCACCCGCGTGTCCTGGAGTGCAAGCGGCGGATCCTCGACATCTGCGCCGAACGCGGAGTCGCCGTGGCCCATCCGCACGTCACGGCCGACAACGTCAAACAGGTGCTCGACGACGGCTACCGGTTCCTGATGTCGGCGCCGGTGCGCACCTACCCCGGCCTCCGCAAGGCCAGGGAGCTGACCGGCCGGGGCTGA
- a CDS encoding SRPBCC domain-containing protein — protein MISITEEIAVPSPPERVWEVISDPSAVVSCIGGAELGPSHDDGSFDGTLAIRFGGLRVKFAARITLDLDEPAHEGRLTARGADGQGATRFSAGATFRVVEGETPGTSRVFCDGEIKLNGKLAKLIESGAGMVVSRMTKEFTDQLVQKCASPTGPVTAAPAPGPVTAPAPGPVTAASAGSVATSPAQPPTTASARQLATPEATEPRAATPVGTRTPQPRPTGLFARLRAWWAGRRSGRQGQAPRATRGEHHRSDERLGQGGRR, from the coding sequence TTGATATCGATCACGGAAGAGATCGCCGTACCGAGTCCGCCCGAACGTGTCTGGGAGGTCATCTCCGATCCCTCCGCCGTCGTGTCCTGCATCGGCGGCGCCGAACTCGGGCCGTCGCACGACGACGGATCCTTCGACGGGACGCTGGCCATCAGGTTCGGCGGTCTCCGGGTCAAGTTCGCCGCCAGGATCACCCTGGACCTGGACGAACCCGCTCACGAGGGCCGCCTCACGGCCCGTGGCGCGGACGGGCAGGGCGCCACCCGGTTCAGCGCGGGCGCCACCTTCCGGGTGGTCGAGGGGGAGACTCCCGGCACCTCACGGGTCTTCTGCGACGGCGAGATCAAACTCAACGGCAAGCTCGCCAAGTTGATCGAGTCGGGTGCGGGGATGGTGGTCTCCAGGATGACGAAGGAGTTCACCGACCAACTGGTCCAGAAGTGCGCCTCACCCACCGGGCCGGTCACGGCGGCTCCCGCCCCCGGGCCGGTCACGGCTCCCGCCCCCGGGCCGGTCACGGCAGCCTCCGCCGGGTCGGTCGCGACATCCCCGGCCCAGCCGCCGACAACAGCGTCTGCCCGGCAGCTCGCCACACCGGAAGCCACCGAACCACGTGCGGCGACACCTGTCGGCACCCGCACACCCCAGCCCCGGCCGACCGGCCTCTTCGCCCGCCTGCGGGCGTGGTGGGCGGGGCGGCGGTCCGGGCGCCAGGGACAGGCACCGCGGGCGACGCGGGGCGAGCACCACAGGTCCGACGAACGACTCGGCCAGGGAGGCCGGCGATGA
- a CDS encoding ABC transporter ATP-binding protein encodes MSTTQRDSHSEALRLEHVTLRFPGTHRPAIEDVSFTVERGRVVAVIGPSGCGKSTILNLAAGLLTPTRGQVHYAGEPVTTVNSDAAYVTQQSHLLPWLSVRANIGLALKFRKVPKEEREERIAHWVELVGLTGFEHHFPRELSGGMQKRCAIARALIYDPSIVLMDEPFGPLDAITRLELQQELLNLWREQNGTLIFVTHDLNEAIYLADEVIVMSKGPGTIRRVMQVPFERPRQIGSLVESPEFAELYNDLWGLFAAERKNAA; translated from the coding sequence ATGTCGACCACCCAGCGCGACTCCCACTCGGAGGCACTCCGTCTTGAGCACGTCACTCTGCGATTCCCCGGTACTCACCGGCCGGCGATCGAAGACGTGTCCTTCACCGTCGAGCGCGGCAGAGTCGTCGCCGTCATCGGACCCAGCGGGTGCGGAAAGAGCACCATCCTCAATTTGGCCGCCGGACTGCTCACTCCCACGCGGGGACAGGTCCACTACGCCGGTGAACCGGTCACCACCGTCAACTCCGACGCGGCGTACGTGACGCAACAGTCCCATCTGCTGCCCTGGCTGAGTGTCCGGGCCAACATCGGTCTGGCACTCAAGTTCCGCAAGGTTCCCAAGGAAGAACGTGAAGAGCGCATCGCCCACTGGGTCGAGCTCGTCGGCCTGACCGGCTTCGAGCACCACTTCCCCCGGGAGTTGTCGGGCGGTATGCAGAAGCGCTGTGCGATAGCGCGGGCGCTGATCTACGACCCGTCCATCGTGCTGATGGACGAGCCCTTCGGGCCGCTCGACGCCATCACCAGGCTCGAACTCCAGCAGGAACTGCTCAACCTCTGGCGGGAGCAGAACGGGACGCTGATCTTCGTTACGCACGACCTCAACGAGGCCATCTACCTGGCCGACGAAGTCATCGTGATGTCCAAGGGTCCCGGCACGATCCGCCGTGTCATGCAGGTCCCCTTCGAACGCCCGCGCCAGATCGGCTCACTCGTCGAGTCGCCCGAGTTCGCGGAGCTCTACAACGACCTCTGGGGTCTCTTCGCCGCCGAGCGGAAGAACGCCGCCTAA
- a CDS encoding GntR family transcriptional regulator — protein MSEQGVDVPGSSPSSRSAKAYQELRNLILSGHFEPNARLTEAELTGRLDVSRGTIRSVLVRLTQEGYVTSEPNRGVRTRVFTIEEAAAVLEAREVLEAALAGKAATHATESELAELAGICRRMSEAEDVRAEAEYSRLNRRFHRHVRTIARQPILSGFVDVLVYPLVMRQFRDLTRTHPRTDSLNEHLAVAAALKTRNPDAAAAAMRHHVASAGRALLLNAKSSEG, from the coding sequence ATGAGTGAGCAAGGGGTGGACGTGCCCGGTTCCTCGCCGTCGAGCAGGTCCGCGAAGGCCTACCAGGAGTTGCGGAACCTGATCCTCTCGGGCCACTTCGAGCCGAACGCCCGACTCACCGAGGCGGAGCTGACGGGCCGTCTCGACGTGTCGCGAGGCACCATTCGTTCGGTTCTGGTCAGGCTCACCCAGGAGGGCTACGTCACCAGCGAGCCCAATAGAGGTGTCAGAACCCGGGTGTTCACGATCGAGGAGGCGGCGGCCGTCCTTGAGGCGCGCGAGGTCCTAGAAGCCGCGCTGGCCGGGAAGGCGGCCACCCACGCGACCGAGTCCGAGTTGGCGGAGCTGGCCGGCATCTGTCGGCGGATGAGCGAAGCGGAGGACGTGCGGGCCGAAGCGGAGTACTCCCGACTCAACAGACGCTTCCACCGGCACGTCCGGACCATCGCCAGGCAGCCGATCCTGTCCGGGTTCGTCGACGTCCTCGTCTACCCGCTGGTCATGCGGCAGTTCCGCGACCTCACGCGAACCCACCCGAGGACAGACTCGCTGAACGAGCACCTCGCCGTCGCGGCAGCGCTGAAGACACGTAACCCCGACGCCGCCGCGGCCGCCATGCGGCACCACGTCGCCTCCGCCGGGCGGGCGCTGTTGTTGAACGCCAAGTCGTCCGAGGGCTGA